The genomic DNA AATGAGCACATAGACATATGTTCTATGCTTCCTCTCCTGGTTCTCGAAAATTCCAACTAATCTTCCCAATGTCCCTTTCACTCCAGCCTCCTCACAGACTTCACGGACTGCTGCCACACTTGGTTCCTCCTCCGGTTCCATGCCTCCTCCAGGGCCAATCCATCGGTCTGGATGGCGACTACTGCTCACAAGTAGCACCTCCTCCTCGCTCTCGCTGCGGAAACACAGGCATGCGGCCCGTTTCTTGTAGCCGTCGCCGTCGTAGGTGCGGGTCTGGTTGGACTTGAGCTTCATCATCCTACAGGCGCGGGTGGGGGTGCGGTGCGGAGCCCGCTCCGGCGGCCGCGCGCATGCGCGCGCCCCCGACTCGGCCAACGGAAGCAGGGAGGAGGAGCCGCCTTTCCGTTACACGGCTCCGCCGCAGGCCCGCCATGACCGCCTCATTC from Manis pentadactyla isolate mManPen7 chromosome 9, mManPen7.hap1, whole genome shotgun sequence includes the following:
- the LOC130684901 gene encoding diphosphoinositol polyphosphate phosphohydrolase 1-like, with translation MMKLKSNQTRTYDGDGYKKRAACLCFRSESEEEVLLVSSSRHPDRWIGPGGGMEPEEEPSVAAVREVCEEAGVKGTLGRLVGIFENQERKHRTYVYVLIVTEVLEDWEDSVNTGDGDGRKREWFKIEDAIKVLQYHKPVQVSYFETLRQGYSANNGTPVAATTYSVSAQSSMTGIR